Proteins from a genomic interval of Dendropsophus ebraccatus isolate aDenEbr1 chromosome 6, aDenEbr1.pat, whole genome shotgun sequence:
- the LOC138795314 gene encoding taste receptor type 2 member 9-like — translation MADSTDSDTMVLYLGPLIPALIALLPGLVIHSFIIVVNVKDWLKGRLVTPVDHIVTFLGISRMCSQCDVTFGVFVHSYLLKNVYSHVALDIMSVIFSFFIYSNIWLTSLLSIVFCLKISTLRTRLFLYLRRRIDQRTAHCIVASGLLSTMNSILPFSRAITGVTTGGTNNTTMENLTDCSLIYFMYSHTISVSIPLLFCFISSILLFSSLYNHTRKMKLSGNLSINLETYYSAMRFVSLNFIYNIIYFNVHFIDLLYYYVYCVDLVWLYIFLGFLPALHSSYLVYRTVKLRSHMSKVLHNVIGFLFQRKVVAQ, via the coding sequence ATGGCTGACTCTACAGACAGTGACACCATGGTCCTGTATTTGggtcccctgatcccagcactgaTCGCTCTCCTACCCGGACTGGTGATACATTCATTTATCATTGTCGTCAATGTCAAGGACTGGTTGAAGGGAAGATTGGTGACTCCTGTCGACCACATTGTAACCTTTCTCGGAATTTCAAGGATGTGCTCTCAATGTGATGTTACCTTCGGTGTTTTTGTGCATAGTTATCTCCTGAAGAATGTGTATTCACATGTAGCACTGGATATCATGAGTGTgatcttttctttctttatttattcCAATATCTGGTTAACCAGTCTTCTCTCCATTGTCTTCTGCCTGAAGATCTCCACCCTCCGCACCAGACTGTTCCTGTATCTGAGGAGGAGGATAGATCAGAGGACTGCTCATTGCATCGTAGCCTCAGGTCTTCTCTCTACTATGAACTCGATTTTGCCCTTCTCACGGGCTATCACTGGGGTGACCACAGGTGGAACAAACAATACAACCATGGAGAATCTAACAGATTGTAGTTTAATTTACTTTATGTACAGTCACACTATATCAGTCTCCATCCCGCTACTGTTCTGTTTcatctcctccatcctcctcttctcctctttgtACAATCACACAAGGAAGATGAAGTTGAGCGGTAACTTATCCATCAATCTGGAGACATATTACTCAGCCATGAGATTTGTATCCCTTAATTTTATTTACAACATTATATACTTCAATGTACATTTTATTGACTTGTTGTATTACTATGTGTACTGTGTAGACCTTGTATGGCTTTATATTTTCTTGGGATTTCTACCAGCTCTACATTCATCCTACCTGGTCTACAGAACAGTTAAACTGAGAAGTCACATGTCCAAGGTTCTTCACAATGTGATTGGTTTCTTATTCCAAAGGAAAGTAGTAGCTCAATGA